Genomic segment of Paenibacillaceae bacterium GAS479:
TTAAACCTCCGCTTCCTTAACCGCTCCTCACGCAGCTCCTGTTCCTAGCTCTTGCTTCCTCAGCCGCTGCTAACCCAGCTTCTGTTCTCAGCTTCTGTTCTTAGCTCCCGCTTCCTCCTTCTCTACTCCCCCACGCTCCTAGCTCACCGTCCTCGGCCGCTCGAGCTTATTCAATCCCGGCCAGCGGAATGTCGCCCATTCCGGATGATGCTTCTCTACCTGTGCCACGACGACGGTCATGTCGTCTACAATCTCGCCTTTATAATGTCGTACGACGCGTTCCAGCAGGATGTCTGCGATTTCCTGAGGATCGTTCGTGCCCATTTCCTGAATGACCCGTTTCATCCAAAGCTCCTTATTGACCGCATGGCCCGGGGCGTCATAAATGCCGTCCGTCATCATAATGAGCGTGTCGCCAGGCTGCAGCTGCATGCGGATCAGATCCACATCGATTTCCTGCAAAATACCGATCGGCAAGTTGTTAGCCGCCACAGGAATAACCTCGTTGCCCCGCTTAATGAAGCTCGGAGTCGAGCCGATTTTCATAAACGTCGTATGAGCCGTATATAAATCAATTAGGGCCACATCCACCGTAGCAAACATCTCGTCGGGCGAACGGAGCATGAGCACCGAGTTGACCGACTTGATCGCGAGCTGCTCATCCATGCCGGACTGCAGCAGCTGCTGCAAAATACTAAGAGCCGTACTGCTCTCCAGCCGAGCTCGCTCTCCATTGCCCATGCCGTCGCTGATTGCGACCGCGAACTTGCCGTTGCCTAGCTCGACCGTGCTAAAGCTGTCTCCCGACAGCAGGTCGCCGCCCTTGGCTGCACCGGCGATGCCGGTCACAACCTCATACTCTTTGGCTGATCCAAAGCGAATGAGCCTTGGCTCACCATTTTTACCGGGCTCCCGCTCGGCCTTCACCGCCACATGTTCGCCCAAAATGTCACTGAGTAGCGGCGCAATAATTTTGCGGCCCTCGTCGTGTCCTTGCGGGAAAGTATGATATACCTCAATCTCGACATTCCCTTCCTCCAAGCTGATAATATCAATGCCGTGAATGGACAGCCCCAGCGACTCCAGTGCATCGCGGATTTGCTCCTCCTGCAGGTGCAGCTGCTGGCCTTCCCTCTGAATCTCCCGAGCGAGATCCTCCATGATCTGCGACACGCCTGTTAGTTGATCCGCTACGAGCTGCCGCGACTCAAAAATCTGTCTTTTCCAATGAAGATCATGTTTGTACCGCTCATGCTGCTGCTGCAGCGCGCCCATCACCTGATGCGTCTTGCTGCAATGGCTCGTCCAAGCTCTCGGCATATCCTTCCGCCCTGTATACTCCTCCTCGTCCACCACGGTCATCATATCGGTCATCATCTTATAGGTTTCATAAAATTTTCCGTTCCAGCACATATCTTTGCGGTGGCAATTGGAGCACACCTTGCTGGAAGCGGTGTTCATAAAATGTTGTAGTTCTTCCTCAGCCGGCTTCTGCGGAGCCGCCGTATTGAGCTGACCGAAGCTGGTCGCCAGTTGGCGAAACACTTCGGAGAATTGCGTCACGCGCTGCGCGGTTACCTCGCGCACTCGCTTGGCGTACTCATGCTGCGACTTCACATGTTCGCTCGTTCCCGGTACGTAGCGGGAGATTGTTTTGACGACCATTTTCGGAGTGAGCAGGAACAGCGCCGCGGCCGCCACCGACTCCCAGGTGCTCGTCATCACATCCATCCCACCGCCTACATATAAGGAAAGAATTGAAGTTCCAAGCAGCATGCCGAACGCAACCGCCATCTTCCCGCCATCTCGCAACAACCCAGCCAGCAAGCCGGAAAAAGCGAGCAGACTCATCTGTACAACCGCGTTGAGATTGGCAAGGCTAAGAATAAGTCCGGCTACGACGCCGACAGAAGCTCCAAGCGGAGCTCCACCCGCCAGTGCGAACAGCAGCAGCATATAACGGGACAAA
This window contains:
- a CDS encoding stage II sporulation protein E — encoded protein: MKEKANVVLFPGQPRTSRAVEALRKGKEKATQWRAFQLIAAKRWTILIAVVGFLLGRAVILENLMPFAPAYFAVIYFLRKDVYKLTAVSLVAGSLLAVTPSAIPIAMEIAVLFLLIKGLEVYEKAELSQAPILVFLATLIVKLFGAFVHGTVGWYDLMMVGVESALAFVLTLVFVQAIPVLTMTRKSNTLKNEEIICLMILMASVMTGVVGWTIQGLSLEHILSRYMLLLFALAGGAPLGASVGVVAGLILSLANLNAVVQMSLLAFSGLLAGLLRDGGKMAVAFGMLLGTSILSLYVGGGMDVMTSTWESVAAAALFLLTPKMVVKTISRYVPGTSEHVKSQHEYAKRVREVTAQRVTQFSEVFRQLATSFGQLNTAAPQKPAEEELQHFMNTASSKVCSNCHRKDMCWNGKFYETYKMMTDMMTVVDEEEYTGRKDMPRAWTSHCSKTHQVMGALQQQHERYKHDLHWKRQIFESRQLVADQLTGVSQIMEDLAREIQREGQQLHLQEEQIRDALESLGLSIHGIDIISLEEGNVEIEVYHTFPQGHDEGRKIIAPLLSDILGEHVAVKAEREPGKNGEPRLIRFGSAKEYEVVTGIAGAAKGGDLLSGDSFSTVELGNGKFAVAISDGMGNGERARLESSTALSILQQLLQSGMDEQLAIKSVNSVLMLRSPDEMFATVDVALIDLYTAHTTFMKIGSTPSFIKRGNEVIPVAANNLPIGILQEIDVDLIRMQLQPGDTLIMMTDGIYDAPGHAVNKELWMKRVIQEMGTNDPQEIADILLERVVRHYKGEIVDDMTVVVAQVEKHHPEWATFRWPGLNKLERPRTVS